In a single window of the Chionomys nivalis chromosome 11, mChiNiv1.1, whole genome shotgun sequence genome:
- the Cap1 gene encoding adenylyl cyclase-associated protein 1: MADMQNLVERLERAVGRLEAVSHSSDVHCGYGDSSSKGAVPYVQAFDSLLANPVAEYLKMSKEIGGDVQKHAEMVHTGLKLERALLVTASQCQQPAGNKLSDLLAPISEQIQEVITFREKNRGSKFFNHLSAVSESIQALGWVALAAKPGPFVKEMTDAAMFYTNRVLKEYKDVDKKHVDWVKAYLSIWTELQAYIKEFHTTSLAWSKTGPVAKELSGLPSGPSVGSGPPPPPPGPPPPPVPTSSSSDDSASRSALFAQINQGESITHALKHVSDDMKTHKNPALKAQSGPVRSGPKPFSAPKPQTSPSPRPAPKKEPAVLELEGKKWRVENQENVSNLLIEDTELKQVAYIYKCVNTTLQIKGKINSITVDNCKKLGLVFDDVVGIVEIINSRDVKVQVMGKVPTISINKTDGCHAYLSKNSLDCEIVSAKSSEMNVLIPTEGGDFNEFPVPEQFKTLWNGQKLVTTVTEIAG; encoded by the exons gagCCGTTCCATATGTGCAAGCCTTTGACTCGCTGCTTGCCAATCCCGTGGCAGAGTACTTGAAGATGAGCAAGGAGATTGGGGGAGATGTGCAGAAACAC GCAGAGATGGTCCACACAGGCCTGAAGTTGGAGCGAGCTCTCCTGGTTACAGCTTCTCAGTGCCAGCAGCCAGCCGGT AATAAGCTTTCTGATTTGTTGGCACCCATCTCAGAGCAGATCCAAGAAGTCATAACCTTCCGGGAGAAGAACCGAGGCAGCAAGTTTTTCAATCACTTGTCAGCTGTCAGTGAAAGCATCCAGGCCCTGGGCTGGGTGGCTCTG GCTGCAAAGCCCGGCCCCTTTGTGAAAGAGATGACAGATGCTGCCATGTTTTACACAAACCGCGTCCTCAAGGAGTACAAAGATGT GGATAAGAAGCATGTCGACTGGGTCAAAGCTTACTTGAGTATATGGACAGAACTGCAGGCTTATATCAAGGAGTTCCACACCACTAGCCTGGCCTGGAGCAAGACG GGGCCTGTGGCAAAAGAACTGAGTGGCTTGCCATCCGGACCCTCCGTTGGATCAggtccccctccacccccaccaggcCCACCCCCTCCTCCAGTCCCTACCAGTTCCAGCTCCGACGATTCTGCTTCCCGCTCAGCGCTGTTTGCACAGATTAATCAGGGGGAGAGCATCACACATG CTCTGAAACATGTATCTGATGACATGAAGACTCACAAGAACCCTGCCCTGAAAGCTCAGAGTGGTCCAGTTCGGAGTGGCCCCAAACCCTTCTCTGCACCTAAACCCCAaaccagcccctcccccagaccAGCCCCAAAGAAGGAGCCAGCTGTGCTGGAACTGGAAGGCAAGAAGTGGCGAGTG GAAAACCAGGAGAACGTTTCCAACCTGTTGATTGAGGACACTGAGCTGAAACAGGTGGCTTACATATACAAGTGTGTCAATACGACATTGCAAATCAAGGGCAAAATTAACTCCATTACAGTAG ATAACTGTAAGAAGCTCGGCCTAGTGTTTGATGACGTGGTGGGCATTGTGGAGATAATCAATAGTAGAGATGTCAAAGTTCAG GTGATGGGAAAAGTGCCAACCATTTCCATTAACAAAACAGATGGCTGCCATGCTTACCTGAGCAAGAACTCCCTGGACTGTGAGATAGTCAGTGCCAAATCTTCTGAGATGAACGTCCTCATTCCTACAGAAGGCGGAGATTTT AACGAGTTTCCAGTCCCTGAGCAGTTCAAGACCTTGTGGAATGGGCAGAAGTTGGTCACCACAGTGACAGAGATCGCTGGATAA